The proteins below are encoded in one region of Gaiella occulta:
- a CDS encoding dihydrofolate reductase family protein, whose amino-acid sequence MSGIELLHEAPGLPAFELPDELRERYGGSLGFDEPRLVANFVGSLDGVVAAPPLVQSARLISADNDSDRFVMSLLRACADAIVIGSGTLRASPRSLWTADGPYPAAAGAFAELRRRRRRPENPALVVLTGSGLVDPAHPAFARGALVLTTDGGAVRLEGRLPGRSEIVSLGAAPAVDLGAALRLLRARGHRLILSEAGPHVFGGLLAAGLVDELFLTVSPVVAGRAEDAARLGLVEAHDLLAGGGAAARLLSVRRDGGHLFLRYGLSRPGRAEPSAEP is encoded by the coding sequence GTGAGCGGGATCGAGCTCCTGCACGAGGCGCCGGGACTGCCGGCATTCGAGCTGCCGGACGAGCTGCGCGAGCGCTACGGCGGCTCGCTCGGCTTCGACGAGCCGCGGCTCGTCGCGAACTTCGTCGGCAGCCTCGACGGCGTCGTCGCCGCGCCGCCGCTCGTGCAGTCCGCGAGGCTGATCAGCGCGGACAACGACTCCGACCGCTTCGTCATGTCGCTCCTGCGCGCGTGCGCCGACGCGATCGTCATCGGCTCGGGCACGCTGCGGGCCTCGCCGCGCTCGCTCTGGACGGCGGACGGCCCGTACCCGGCGGCGGCGGGCGCCTTCGCCGAGCTCCGCCGCCGCCGCCGCCGGCCCGAGAACCCCGCGCTCGTCGTCTTGACGGGAAGCGGCCTCGTCGATCCCGCGCACCCGGCGTTCGCACGCGGCGCGCTCGTCCTCACGACCGACGGCGGCGCGGTCCGCCTCGAGGGACGGCTGCCCGGGCGCTCCGAGATCGTGTCGCTCGGCGCGGCGCCGGCGGTCGACCTCGGCGCCGCACTCCGCCTCCTTCGCGCGCGCGGCCACCGGCTGATCCTCTCCGAGGCCGGGCCACATGTCTTCGGCGGGCTCCTCGCCGCCGGCCTCGTCGACGAGCTGTTCCTCACCGTGTCCCCGGTCGTCGCCGGCCGGGCCGAGGACGCCGCCCGGCTCGGGCTCGTCGAAGCGCACGATCTGCTCGCGGGCGGGGGCGCCGCCGCCCGACTCCTCAGCGTGCGCCGCGACGGTGGGCACCTGTTCCTGCGCTACGGGCTGTCACGGCCGGGCCGGGCCGAGCCGTCCGCGGAGCCCTGA
- the htpX gene encoding zinc metalloprotease HtpX, with protein sequence MKRKAFGRDAGLTSRMVFTGFLLGALYVAFAAVLFNVLNVGLAPMIVISLGLAAFQYYTSDKLALAASGAKVVSADEAPELHAMVDRLCAMADLPKPRVAIVDTDVPNAFATGRSPKHAAVAVTRGLRERLEAKEIEGVLAHELAHIANRDVLVMTLASFFAMLAALLTRFALYAGMFGGGYGRRNDNGGNQVPVWLIVLAVSMVTYAISFVLIRTISRYREYGADRGSALLTGAPEYLMSALQKISGQMTRIPQRDLREMEGMSALFIIPTRVKRATGEWFMDHPPLEKRLARLAEIAREMGRPVA encoded by the coding sequence ATGAAGCGGAAGGCGTTCGGGCGCGACGCCGGCCTGACGTCGCGCATGGTCTTCACGGGGTTCCTGCTCGGGGCGCTGTACGTCGCCTTCGCCGCCGTCCTCTTCAACGTGCTGAACGTCGGGTTGGCGCCGATGATCGTGATCTCGCTCGGCCTGGCAGCGTTCCAGTACTACACCTCCGACAAGCTCGCTCTGGCCGCCTCGGGCGCGAAGGTCGTCTCGGCGGACGAGGCGCCTGAGCTGCACGCGATGGTGGACAGGCTGTGCGCGATGGCAGACTTGCCGAAGCCGCGTGTCGCGATCGTCGACACCGACGTGCCGAACGCGTTCGCCACCGGGCGCAGCCCGAAGCACGCGGCAGTCGCGGTCACGCGCGGGTTGCGGGAGCGCCTCGAGGCGAAGGAGATCGAAGGGGTGCTCGCCCACGAGCTGGCACACATCGCGAACCGCGACGTGCTGGTGATGACGCTCGCGAGCTTCTTCGCGATGCTGGCCGCGCTACTGACCCGCTTCGCCCTCTACGCGGGAATGTTCGGAGGCGGCTACGGCCGCCGCAACGACAACGGCGGCAACCAGGTTCCGGTCTGGCTGATCGTGCTCGCCGTCTCGATGGTCACCTACGCGATCAGCTTCGTCCTGATCAGGACGATCTCTCGCTACCGGGAGTACGGCGCCGACCGCGGCTCGGCCTTGCTCACCGGGGCGCCCGAGTACCTGATGAGCGCTCTGCAGAAGATATCCGGCCAGATGACCCGGATCCCCCAGCGCGACCTGCGCGAGATGGAGGGCATGAGCGCCCTCTTCATCATCCCGACGAGGGTGAAGCGTGCGACCGGCGAGTGGTTCATGGATCATCCACCCCTCGAGAAGCGACTCGCCCGCCTGGCCGAGATCGCCCGCGAGATGGGCAGACCGGTCGCGTAG
- a CDS encoding SDR family NAD(P)-dependent oxidoreductase, with amino-acid sequence MADVTLVCGAGGALGSALVAAFLARGDRVVATDRHGGAPGAEIASLRREAVDLTLPDEVESLWERLEEQGDRPRWLVNAVGGFRPGTVAGTEPEEVRLVHDLNLGTAWWSCRAAARRMDAGGAIVNVSSRAALGGGAGSAAYSVAKAGVVRLTEVLAAELADRRVRVNVILPSLIDTAANRASRSAAQMDRAVAPGDIAAVAAFLCSDAAAAVTGAAIPVYGWA; translated from the coding sequence GTGGCCGACGTGACCCTCGTCTGCGGCGCCGGAGGCGCGCTTGGAAGCGCGCTGGTCGCGGCCTTCCTCGCCCGCGGCGACCGCGTCGTCGCGACCGACCGTCACGGCGGCGCGCCCGGCGCCGAGATTGCGAGCCTTCGCCGCGAGGCGGTCGATCTCACGCTGCCGGACGAGGTCGAGTCTCTGTGGGAGCGCCTGGAGGAGCAGGGCGACCGACCGCGCTGGCTGGTGAACGCCGTCGGCGGCTTCCGGCCGGGCACGGTCGCCGGGACCGAGCCGGAGGAGGTTCGGCTCGTCCACGACCTCAACCTGGGCACCGCGTGGTGGTCGTGCCGGGCGGCGGCGCGCAGGATGGACGCGGGCGGGGCGATCGTCAACGTCTCCTCGCGCGCCGCTCTCGGCGGCGGGGCCGGATCGGCGGCGTACAGCGTCGCGAAGGCGGGCGTCGTGCGGCTGACCGAGGTGCTCGCCGCCGAGCTCGCGGACAGGCGTGTGCGCGTGAACGTGATCCTGCCCTCGCTGATCGATACCGCCGCGAACCGGGCGAGCCGGTCGGCGGCGCAGATGGACCGCGCCGTCGCGCCCGGCGACATCGCCGCCGTGGCGGCCTTCCTCTGCAGCGACGCGGCGGCGGCGGTCACCGGTGCGGCGATTCCGGTCTACGGGTGGGCGTGA
- the pspAB gene encoding PspA-associated protein PspAB, translating to MGFLDALLGRKQLKDPARDRLFALSTARITLEAELDLRPAGVGAVCFKSMSAAEFVRAEKDLHGLLDAVARDTGTKVERKTDDYGFEWLIAHDADFEDLVATIHLVGAELESRGFGPQLLAAVFRFDRAGQPAYWIYGYKRGAFWPFVPSGESTRRDNATELELKAKLEKELPIEEDTSRWFGTFDAPL from the coding sequence ATGGGATTCCTCGACGCGCTCCTCGGCCGCAAGCAGCTGAAGGATCCGGCCCGGGACCGGCTCTTCGCTCTCTCGACCGCGCGCATCACCCTCGAGGCGGAGCTCGACTTGAGGCCGGCAGGCGTCGGCGCCGTCTGCTTCAAGTCGATGTCCGCCGCCGAGTTCGTCCGCGCCGAGAAGGATCTGCACGGGCTGCTCGACGCGGTCGCCCGCGACACGGGCACGAAGGTCGAGCGAAAGACGGACGACTACGGCTTCGAGTGGCTGATCGCCCACGACGCCGACTTCGAGGACCTCGTTGCGACCATCCACCTGGTCGGGGCCGAGCTCGAGTCGCGCGGCTTCGGCCCGCAGCTGCTCGCCGCCGTCTTCCGCTTCGACCGGGCCGGGCAGCCCGCGTACTGGATCTACGGCTACAAGCGCGGCGCCTTCTGGCCGTTCGTCCCCAGCGGCGAGAGCACGAGGCGCGACAACGCGACCGAGCTCGAGCTGAAGGCGAAGCTGGAGAAGGAGCTGCCGATCGAGGAGGACACGAGCCGCTGGTTCGGCACGTTCGACGCGCCCCTCTGA